The following are encoded together in the Hoplias malabaricus isolate fHopMal1 chromosome 3, fHopMal1.hap1, whole genome shotgun sequence genome:
- the zcchc4 gene encoding rRNA N6-adenosine-methyltransferase ZCCHC4 isoform X3, which produces MADMEEYGDIEVIFEGEEERRPPECPHGPTVLFEIKSKGKKNGRRFYACSACRDRKECSFFQWEHEKISEARLLARRLQTPSKMPPFTHAQYCTRFKEFVSLPLDQRRFCVDCQILLFPGELSSHTSHQILSDITVSQLRRPSLLLCPLENKKSNAQFLFADRSCHFLLNALSGLGFRKVLCVGTPRLHELIKMQSTDNKGDAMRSLLLDIDFRYSQFYGQHEFCHYNMFNHHFFNGEETANVFLDFLTEDGSKVVMVADPPFGGLVKLLGHTFSKISHTWRKLHGTESSVSEMPMVWIFPYFFEPRILECFPSFTMLDYQIDYDNHPLYKHGKCGRKQSPVRLFTNLCPKDIILPKEEGYRFCSICERYVAAENKHCSICNACTSKNGNEWKHCTDCGKCVKPFLLMFCFLAWSHCSLCGHCTLPNHHCGQTGCYNCGDQGHKHRTCPNKGKKKFPRRQQ; this is translated from the exons ATGGCGGACATGGAGGAGTACGGAGATATAGAGGTTATCTTTgagggagaagaggagagacGACCTCCAGAGTGTCCTCACG GACCTACAGTGCTGTTTGAGATAAAAAGTAAAGGAAAGAAAAATGGGAGGAGATTTTATGCATGCTCTGCATGTCGTGACAGAAAAGAGTGCAGCTTTTTTCAGTGGGAGCATGAAAAG atATCAGAGGCAAGGCTGCTAGCAAGAAGACTGCAGACCCCATCAAAGATGCCTCCTTTCACTCATGCACAATACTGCACGAG ATTCAAAGAGTTTGTGTCTCTACCGCTGGATCAGAGGAGGTTTTGTGTGGATTGTCAGATCCTGCTTTTTCCTGGGGAACTGAGTAGCCACACCTCACACCAGATACTTTCTGACATCACAGTATCACAGCTGAGGAGGCCCAGTCTTCTGCTCTGCCCTTTGGAAAATAAGAAGAGTAATGCACAGTTCCTGTTTGCTGATCGCAGCTGCCATTTCCTTCTCAATGCACTTTCTGGATTAGGCTTCCGCAAAGTTCTTTGTGTAGGGACACCACG ATTACATGAACTAATTAAGATGCAAAGCACAGACAACAAAGGAGATGCCATGCGGAGTCTGCTGCTGGATATTGATTTCAG ATATTCTCAGTTTTATGGACAGCATGAATTTTGTCATTATAACATGTTTAATCATCACTTCTTTAATGGAGAG GAAACGGCCAATGTTTTCCTGGATTTCTTGACCGAGGATGGATCTAAAGTAGTGATGGTGGCAGATCCTCCTTTTGGGGGTCTAGTGAAACTTCTAGGCCACACGTTCTCTAAGATTTCACACACATGGAGAAAGCTTCATGGAACTG AGAGCAGTGTGTCTGAAATGCCAATGGTGTGGATATTCCCATACTTCTTTGAGCCACGGATTCTTGAGTGCTTTCCTTCCTTTACCATGTTGGACTATCAG ATAGATTATGATAACCACCCTTTGTACAAACATGGAAAGTGTGGCCGGAAGCAGTCTCCTGTGCGGCTATTCACCAACCTCTGTCCAAAAGACATCATCCTACCAAAAGAGGAAGGCTACAG ATTTTGCAGCATTTGTGAGAGATATGTGGCAGCTGAGAATAAGCACTGCTCCATATGTAATGCATGCACATCAAAG AATGGGAATGAATGGAAGCACTGTACTGACTGTGGAAAGTGTGTGAAACCCT TTCTCCTTATGTTTTGTTTCTTAGCCTGGAGCCACTGTTCCCTGTGTGGTCACTGTACACTCCCGAATCATCACTGTGGACAGACAGGATGCTACAACTGTGGAGACCAAGGGCACAAACACAGAACGTGTCCCAACAAAGGCAAGAAAAA
- the zcchc4 gene encoding rRNA N6-adenosine-methyltransferase ZCCHC4 isoform X1, with the protein MADMEEYGDIEVIFEGEEERRPPECPHGPTVLFEIKSKGKKNGRRFYACSACRDRKECSFFQWEHEKISEARLLARRLQTPSKMPPFTHAQYCTRFKEFVSLPLDQRRFCVDCQILLFPGELSSHTSHQILSDITVSQLRRPSLLLCPLENKKSNAQFLFADRSCHFLLNALSGLGFRKVLCVGTPRLHELIKMQSTDNKGDAMRSLLLDIDFRYSQFYGQHEFCHYNMFNHHFFNGEETANVFLDFLTEDGSKVVMVADPPFGGLVKLLGHTFSKISHTWRKLHGTESSVSEMPMVWIFPYFFEPRILECFPSFTMLDYQIDYDNHPLYKHGKCGRKQSPVRLFTNLCPKDIILPKEEGYRFCSICERYVAAENKHCSICNACTSKNGNEWKHCTDCGKCVKPFLLMFCFLAWSHCSLCGHCTLPNHHCGQTGCYNCGDQGHKHRTCPNKGKKNLQQQNRGRRAQRTFKHRTNKTTGQNKSGKIAHKKHKKVI; encoded by the exons ATGGCGGACATGGAGGAGTACGGAGATATAGAGGTTATCTTTgagggagaagaggagagacGACCTCCAGAGTGTCCTCACG GACCTACAGTGCTGTTTGAGATAAAAAGTAAAGGAAAGAAAAATGGGAGGAGATTTTATGCATGCTCTGCATGTCGTGACAGAAAAGAGTGCAGCTTTTTTCAGTGGGAGCATGAAAAG atATCAGAGGCAAGGCTGCTAGCAAGAAGACTGCAGACCCCATCAAAGATGCCTCCTTTCACTCATGCACAATACTGCACGAG ATTCAAAGAGTTTGTGTCTCTACCGCTGGATCAGAGGAGGTTTTGTGTGGATTGTCAGATCCTGCTTTTTCCTGGGGAACTGAGTAGCCACACCTCACACCAGATACTTTCTGACATCACAGTATCACAGCTGAGGAGGCCCAGTCTTCTGCTCTGCCCTTTGGAAAATAAGAAGAGTAATGCACAGTTCCTGTTTGCTGATCGCAGCTGCCATTTCCTTCTCAATGCACTTTCTGGATTAGGCTTCCGCAAAGTTCTTTGTGTAGGGACACCACG ATTACATGAACTAATTAAGATGCAAAGCACAGACAACAAAGGAGATGCCATGCGGAGTCTGCTGCTGGATATTGATTTCAG ATATTCTCAGTTTTATGGACAGCATGAATTTTGTCATTATAACATGTTTAATCATCACTTCTTTAATGGAGAG GAAACGGCCAATGTTTTCCTGGATTTCTTGACCGAGGATGGATCTAAAGTAGTGATGGTGGCAGATCCTCCTTTTGGGGGTCTAGTGAAACTTCTAGGCCACACGTTCTCTAAGATTTCACACACATGGAGAAAGCTTCATGGAACTG AGAGCAGTGTGTCTGAAATGCCAATGGTGTGGATATTCCCATACTTCTTTGAGCCACGGATTCTTGAGTGCTTTCCTTCCTTTACCATGTTGGACTATCAG ATAGATTATGATAACCACCCTTTGTACAAACATGGAAAGTGTGGCCGGAAGCAGTCTCCTGTGCGGCTATTCACCAACCTCTGTCCAAAAGACATCATCCTACCAAAAGAGGAAGGCTACAG ATTTTGCAGCATTTGTGAGAGATATGTGGCAGCTGAGAATAAGCACTGCTCCATATGTAATGCATGCACATCAAAG AATGGGAATGAATGGAAGCACTGTACTGACTGTGGAAAGTGTGTGAAACCCT TTCTCCTTATGTTTTGTTTCTTAGCCTGGAGCCACTGTTCCCTGTGTGGTCACTGTACACTCCCGAATCATCACTGTGGACAGACAGGATGCTACAACTGTGGAGACCAAGGGCACAAACACAGAACGTGTCCCAACAAAGGCAAGAAAAA cttacagcagcaaaacagaGGGAGAAGAGCTCAAAGGACATTCAAACATCGCACAAACAAAACCACAGGCCAAAACAAGAGTGGCAAAATTGCACACAAAAAGCATAAAAAGGTCATATGA
- the si:dkey-219e21.4 gene encoding nuclear factor 7, ovary, translated as MAEDDCTVQIPGADTACLAPVTQPYPRSPKMLHKAAAASVRYTQEQLSCILEELENESKRTDARIASLKKRQANLSGSAEVIEQQVRERFENMRLALEKDEQAALDMLEQDHRENSSKLTRLQQDWAQHLKLVRKHITTIKKLQESSAEGQQEVLAEDFSCNKKLDAAEGTIKLNEEKFQKLMKALGKISKQLQAQLQKKSLLLDSADVVIDKSTSHRQIKVMPRGRAMHISPEDSSASNQPQQFDQVYCALGSAAITAGQHYWEVDVHCCSAWAVGVAYSSLNRKGQDKSTKLGRNKLSWSLEFQDGNLSAWHNDRHVALSFRGGRGAPDKVGIFVNYKKGRVAFYDAESMKVLQEISAASTPVFERAYQFTEPLLPAFRFFKPRDWPSVPDHMEICDLSM; from the exons ATGGCAGAAGATGATTGCACAGTCCAGATTCCAGGAGCTGATACAGCATGTTTGGCTCCGGTGACCCAGCCCTACCCTCGCTCTCCAAAAATGCTCCACAAAGCAGCTGCTGCCTCAGTCAGATACACACAG GAACAGCTGTCATGTATACTAGAGGAGCTGGAGAATGAGAGCAAAAGGACAGATGCTCGCATTGCATCTCTGAAAAAACGGCAAGCCAACCTCAGC GGGAGTGCAGAGGTGATAGAGCAGCAGGTACGTGAGCGTTTTGAGAACATGCGCCTGGCCTTAGAAAAGGATGAACAGGCAGCTTTGGACATGCTAGAACAGGaccacagggagaacagcagTAAACTGACCCGCCTCCAGCAGGACTGGGCTCAGCACCTGAAACTGGTGCGCAAACACATCACCACTATCAAGAAACTGCAGGAGAGCAGCGCTGAGGGCCAGCAGGAG GTCCTAGCTGAAGACTTCAG CTGCAATAAGAAGCTAGATGCAGCCGAGGGGACCATCAAGCTAAATGAAGAGAAGTTCCAGAAGCTTATGAAGGCTTTAGGGAAAATCTCAAAACAGCTGCAAGCCCAACTACAGAAAAAGAGTCTACTCCTGG acTCTGCCGATGTGGTGATTGATAAAAGCACCAGCCACAGACAGATCAAAGTGATGCCAAGAGGCCGAGCCATGCACATCTCCCCAGAAGACTCTTCTGCTTCTAACCAGCCCCAGCAGTTTGATCAGGTCTACTGTGCCCTGGGCTCAGCTGCAATAACAGCAGGTCAGCATTACTGGGAAGTGGATGTACACTGCTGCTCTGCATGGGCTGTGGGTGTGGCTTACAGCAGCCTGAACCGAAAAGGGCAGGACAAAAGTACAAAGCTGGGAAGAAACAAACTGTCATGGAGTCTGGAATTTCAGGATGGAAATCTCTCAGCCTGGCACAATGACCGGCATGTGGCATTATCTTTCAGAGGAGGCCGAGGGGCACCAGACAAGGTGGGCATCTTCGTTAACTACAAGAAGGGTCGTGTGGCCTTCTATGATGCTGAAAGTATGAAAGTACTGCAGGAAATCTCAGCAGCTTCCACACCGGTGTTTGAGAGGGCATATCAGTTTACAGAGCCACTCCTCCCTGCTTTTCGCTTCTTTAAACCCAGAGACTGGCCTAGTGTCCCAGATCATATGGAAATATGTGATCTTAGCATGTAA
- the zcchc4 gene encoding rRNA N6-adenosine-methyltransferase ZCCHC4 isoform X2, translating into MADMEEYGDIEVIFEGEEERRPPECPHGPTVLFEIKSKGKKNGRRFYACSACRDRKECSFFQWEHEKISEARLLARRLQTPSKMPPFTHAQYCTRFKEFVSLPLDQRRFCVDCQILLFPGELSSHTSHQILSDITVSQLRRPSLLLCPLENKKSNAQFLFADRSCHFLLNALSGLGFRKVLCVGTPRLHELIKMQSTDNKGDAMRSLLLDIDFRYSQFYGQHEFCHYNMFNHHFFNGEETANVFLDFLTEDGSKVVMVADPPFGGLVKLLGHTFSKISHTWRKLHGTESSVSEMPMVWIFPYFFEPRILECFPSFTMLDYQIDYDNHPLYKHGKCGRKQSPVRLFTNLCPKDIILPKEEGYRFCSICERYVAAENKHCSICNACTSKNGNEWKHCTDCGKCVKPSWSHCSLCGHCTLPNHHCGQTGCYNCGDQGHKHRTCPNKGKKNLQQQNRGRRAQRTFKHRTNKTTGQNKSGKIAHKKHKKVI; encoded by the exons ATGGCGGACATGGAGGAGTACGGAGATATAGAGGTTATCTTTgagggagaagaggagagacGACCTCCAGAGTGTCCTCACG GACCTACAGTGCTGTTTGAGATAAAAAGTAAAGGAAAGAAAAATGGGAGGAGATTTTATGCATGCTCTGCATGTCGTGACAGAAAAGAGTGCAGCTTTTTTCAGTGGGAGCATGAAAAG atATCAGAGGCAAGGCTGCTAGCAAGAAGACTGCAGACCCCATCAAAGATGCCTCCTTTCACTCATGCACAATACTGCACGAG ATTCAAAGAGTTTGTGTCTCTACCGCTGGATCAGAGGAGGTTTTGTGTGGATTGTCAGATCCTGCTTTTTCCTGGGGAACTGAGTAGCCACACCTCACACCAGATACTTTCTGACATCACAGTATCACAGCTGAGGAGGCCCAGTCTTCTGCTCTGCCCTTTGGAAAATAAGAAGAGTAATGCACAGTTCCTGTTTGCTGATCGCAGCTGCCATTTCCTTCTCAATGCACTTTCTGGATTAGGCTTCCGCAAAGTTCTTTGTGTAGGGACACCACG ATTACATGAACTAATTAAGATGCAAAGCACAGACAACAAAGGAGATGCCATGCGGAGTCTGCTGCTGGATATTGATTTCAG ATATTCTCAGTTTTATGGACAGCATGAATTTTGTCATTATAACATGTTTAATCATCACTTCTTTAATGGAGAG GAAACGGCCAATGTTTTCCTGGATTTCTTGACCGAGGATGGATCTAAAGTAGTGATGGTGGCAGATCCTCCTTTTGGGGGTCTAGTGAAACTTCTAGGCCACACGTTCTCTAAGATTTCACACACATGGAGAAAGCTTCATGGAACTG AGAGCAGTGTGTCTGAAATGCCAATGGTGTGGATATTCCCATACTTCTTTGAGCCACGGATTCTTGAGTGCTTTCCTTCCTTTACCATGTTGGACTATCAG ATAGATTATGATAACCACCCTTTGTACAAACATGGAAAGTGTGGCCGGAAGCAGTCTCCTGTGCGGCTATTCACCAACCTCTGTCCAAAAGACATCATCCTACCAAAAGAGGAAGGCTACAG ATTTTGCAGCATTTGTGAGAGATATGTGGCAGCTGAGAATAAGCACTGCTCCATATGTAATGCATGCACATCAAAG AATGGGAATGAATGGAAGCACTGTACTGACTGTGGAAAGTGTGTGAAACCCT CCTGGAGCCACTGTTCCCTGTGTGGTCACTGTACACTCCCGAATCATCACTGTGGACAGACAGGATGCTACAACTGTGGAGACCAAGGGCACAAACACAGAACGTGTCCCAACAAAGGCAAGAAAAA cttacagcagcaaaacagaGGGAGAAGAGCTCAAAGGACATTCAAACATCGCACAAACAAAACCACAGGCCAAAACAAGAGTGGCAAAATTGCACACAAAAAGCATAAAAAGGTCATATGA
- the zcchc4 gene encoding rRNA N6-adenosine-methyltransferase ZCCHC4 isoform X4, producing the protein MADMEEYGDIEVIFEGEEERRPPECPHGPTVLFEIKSKGKKNGRRFYACSACRDRKECSFFQWEHEKISEARLLARRLQTPSKMPPFTHAQYCTRFKEFVSLPLDQRRFCVDCQILLFPGELSSHTSHQILSDITVSQLRRPSLLLCPLENKKSNAQFLFADRSCHFLLNALSGLGFRKVLCVGTPRLHELIKMQSTDNKGDAMRSLLLDIDFRYSQFYGQHEFCHYNMFNHHFFNGEETANVFLDFLTEDGSKVVMVADPPFGGLVKLLGHTFSKISHTWRKLHGTESSVSEMPMVWIFPYFFEPRILECFPSFTMLDYQIDYDNHPLYKHGKCGRKQSPVRLFTNLCPKDIILPKEEGYRFCSICERYVAAENKHCSICNACTSKNGNEWKHCTDCGKCVKPSWSHCSLCGHCTLPNHHCGQTGCYNCGDQGHKHRTCPNKGKKKFPRRQQ; encoded by the exons ATGGCGGACATGGAGGAGTACGGAGATATAGAGGTTATCTTTgagggagaagaggagagacGACCTCCAGAGTGTCCTCACG GACCTACAGTGCTGTTTGAGATAAAAAGTAAAGGAAAGAAAAATGGGAGGAGATTTTATGCATGCTCTGCATGTCGTGACAGAAAAGAGTGCAGCTTTTTTCAGTGGGAGCATGAAAAG atATCAGAGGCAAGGCTGCTAGCAAGAAGACTGCAGACCCCATCAAAGATGCCTCCTTTCACTCATGCACAATACTGCACGAG ATTCAAAGAGTTTGTGTCTCTACCGCTGGATCAGAGGAGGTTTTGTGTGGATTGTCAGATCCTGCTTTTTCCTGGGGAACTGAGTAGCCACACCTCACACCAGATACTTTCTGACATCACAGTATCACAGCTGAGGAGGCCCAGTCTTCTGCTCTGCCCTTTGGAAAATAAGAAGAGTAATGCACAGTTCCTGTTTGCTGATCGCAGCTGCCATTTCCTTCTCAATGCACTTTCTGGATTAGGCTTCCGCAAAGTTCTTTGTGTAGGGACACCACG ATTACATGAACTAATTAAGATGCAAAGCACAGACAACAAAGGAGATGCCATGCGGAGTCTGCTGCTGGATATTGATTTCAG ATATTCTCAGTTTTATGGACAGCATGAATTTTGTCATTATAACATGTTTAATCATCACTTCTTTAATGGAGAG GAAACGGCCAATGTTTTCCTGGATTTCTTGACCGAGGATGGATCTAAAGTAGTGATGGTGGCAGATCCTCCTTTTGGGGGTCTAGTGAAACTTCTAGGCCACACGTTCTCTAAGATTTCACACACATGGAGAAAGCTTCATGGAACTG AGAGCAGTGTGTCTGAAATGCCAATGGTGTGGATATTCCCATACTTCTTTGAGCCACGGATTCTTGAGTGCTTTCCTTCCTTTACCATGTTGGACTATCAG ATAGATTATGATAACCACCCTTTGTACAAACATGGAAAGTGTGGCCGGAAGCAGTCTCCTGTGCGGCTATTCACCAACCTCTGTCCAAAAGACATCATCCTACCAAAAGAGGAAGGCTACAG ATTTTGCAGCATTTGTGAGAGATATGTGGCAGCTGAGAATAAGCACTGCTCCATATGTAATGCATGCACATCAAAG AATGGGAATGAATGGAAGCACTGTACTGACTGTGGAAAGTGTGTGAAACCCT CCTGGAGCCACTGTTCCCTGTGTGGTCACTGTACACTCCCGAATCATCACTGTGGACAGACAGGATGCTACAACTGTGGAGACCAAGGGCACAAACACAGAACGTGTCCCAACAAAGGCAAGAAAAA